A region from the Nesterenkonia lacusekhoensis genome encodes:
- a CDS encoding formylglycine-generating enzyme family protein encodes MSACCGPARGPSPAEPAPEFGTDHDAGSDASAELLRSLAARAPEDLRMIGLAGGTFLMGDESPLAYLQEEAPVREVAVEPFALAATTVTVAQFAAFVQATGYRTDAEIHGDSMVFSGLVSEEIREISRSVAETPWWRQVSGASWHRPEGPGSQVIGREDHPVTHVSRRDAGAYAQWVEGRLPSEAEWEFAARGGLVQLPYPWGGVREPEGVPRMNTFGGEFPDAPDGPVGTVAVTAFPPNGYGFHNMTGNVWEWTTGVFSAEDPRPVLRGGSYMCHASYCRRYRTSARSASTADTSLGHAGFRLAVNT; translated from the coding sequence ATGAGTGCCTGCTGCGGCCCCGCCCGCGGTCCTTCCCCCGCTGAGCCGGCCCCGGAGTTCGGGACCGATCACGACGCCGGCTCCGACGCCTCCGCCGAGCTGCTCCGTTCCCTGGCCGCCCGGGCTCCGGAGGATCTGCGGATGATCGGGCTGGCCGGAGGAACCTTCCTGATGGGCGATGAGTCCCCGCTGGCCTACCTCCAGGAGGAGGCTCCGGTCCGGGAGGTCGCTGTGGAGCCCTTCGCCCTGGCCGCCACCACTGTCACAGTGGCGCAGTTCGCGGCGTTCGTCCAGGCCACCGGGTACAGGACCGATGCAGAGATCCATGGAGACTCCATGGTGTTCTCCGGCCTGGTCTCCGAGGAGATCCGGGAGATCTCCCGGTCCGTGGCCGAGACCCCGTGGTGGCGCCAGGTGTCCGGAGCCAGCTGGCACCGTCCCGAGGGGCCCGGCTCCCAGGTCATCGGCCGGGAGGACCACCCGGTCACCCATGTGTCCCGGCGCGATGCCGGGGCCTATGCGCAGTGGGTGGAGGGCCGGCTGCCCTCGGAGGCCGAATGGGAGTTCGCTGCCCGCGGCGGTCTGGTGCAGCTTCCCTACCCGTGGGGCGGTGTCCGTGAGCCGGAGGGGGTCCCCCGGATGAACACCTTCGGCGGGGAGTTCCCCGATGCCCCCGACGGTCCGGTGGGGACCGTGGCGGTCACCGCGTTCCCGCCCAACGGGTACGGGTTCCACAACATGACGGGCAATGTGTGGGAGTGGACCACTGGGGTCTTCTCCGCTGAGGATCCGCGTCCGGTGCTGCGCGGAGGGTCCTATATGTGCCACGCCTCCTACTGCAGGCGGTACAGGACCTCGGCTCGCAGCGCCTCGACGGCGGACACTTCACTGGGCCATGCCGGGTTCCGGCTGGCGGTCAACACCTGA
- the betC gene encoding choline-sulfatase yields MKPPNIVVIQADQMAAQALGAYGDEAAQTPTMDELAQEGAVFDRAYCNTPLCSPSRASMMTGQMPSELGCYDNGDDFPSSVPTFAHHLRNAGYHTALIGRMHFIGPDQHHGFEERLTTDVYPADLDMVPDWHLPLDQKLQWYHEAGSVFEAGVSKATVQQDFDDEVGFRTLRHLNDRKRAAQAAEARGEQEQPFLMVTSFIHPHDPYEPPREHWDRFADVEIPAPTHPEIPSIEQDPHSHRLRQMSGFDVNVPSEDDVRRARRAYYAAVSYIDDHIGAVRRRLEELDMAENTVIVVTSDHGDMLGEKGLWYKMSPYEQSARVPLIVSGPEHLVPKGRYANPVSLLDLLPTLLELGGAPEAEVSGQSVLEIARQEADGRMGPQDRDVIIEYLAEGTHKPQLTLVRGRYKYIVCPGDPDQLFDLDTDPEELHNIAAQPEYAETVALLRKELDSRYDLTQLEEDVLKSQATRRLVAESLQQGTVRHWDFNPEPEQRYVRGDFWSALEHGKIKDTNR; encoded by the coding sequence ATGAAACCACCGAACATCGTCGTCATCCAGGCGGACCAGATGGCAGCCCAGGCTCTGGGCGCCTACGGAGATGAGGCCGCTCAGACTCCCACCATGGATGAGCTGGCCCAGGAGGGCGCGGTCTTCGACCGGGCCTACTGCAACACTCCGCTGTGCTCGCCATCCCGCGCCTCCATGATGACCGGCCAGATGCCCTCCGAGCTGGGCTGCTACGACAACGGGGACGACTTCCCGTCCTCGGTGCCGACCTTCGCCCACCACCTGCGCAACGCCGGATATCACACGGCACTGATCGGCCGGATGCACTTCATCGGCCCCGATCAGCACCACGGCTTCGAGGAGCGGCTGACCACAGACGTCTACCCGGCTGACCTGGACATGGTCCCGGACTGGCACCTGCCGCTGGACCAGAAGCTGCAGTGGTACCACGAGGCCGGCTCCGTCTTCGAGGCAGGCGTCTCCAAGGCCACTGTGCAGCAGGACTTCGACGACGAGGTGGGTTTCCGCACCCTGCGCCACCTCAACGATCGCAAGCGCGCCGCCCAGGCCGCCGAGGCCCGCGGGGAGCAGGAGCAGCCCTTCCTGATGGTCACCAGCTTCATCCACCCGCATGACCCCTACGAGCCGCCGCGCGAGCACTGGGACCGCTTCGCTGATGTGGAGATCCCGGCCCCCACGCACCCGGAGATCCCGAGCATCGAGCAGGACCCGCACAGTCACCGGCTGCGCCAGATGAGCGGCTTCGACGTCAACGTTCCCTCCGAGGACGACGTGCGCCGGGCCCGCCGGGCCTACTATGCGGCCGTCAGCTATATCGATGACCACATCGGTGCGGTCCGACGCCGGCTCGAGGAGCTGGACATGGCCGAGAACACGGTCATCGTGGTCACCTCCGACCACGGCGACATGCTGGGCGAGAAGGGCCTCTGGTACAAGATGTCGCCCTACGAGCAGTCCGCCCGGGTGCCGCTGATCGTCTCCGGTCCGGAGCACCTGGTGCCCAAGGGCCGCTACGCCAACCCGGTGTCCCTGCTGGACCTGCTGCCCACGCTGCTGGAGCTGGGCGGCGCCCCGGAGGCCGAGGTCTCCGGTCAGTCGGTGCTGGAGATCGCCCGTCAGGAGGCCGACGGCCGGATGGGCCCGCAGGACCGCGATGTGATCATCGAGTACCTGGCCGAGGGCACCCATAAGCCGCAGCTGACCCTGGTGCGCGGGCGGTATAAGTACATCGTCTGCCCGGGTGATCCGGACCAGCTCTTCGACCTGGACACCGACCCGGAGGAGCTTCACAACATCGCCGCTCAGCCCGAGTACGCTGAGACGGTGGCGCTGCTGCGCAAGGAGCTGGACTCCCGCTACGACCTCACCCAGCTGGAGGAGGACGTGCTGAAGTCCCAGGCCACCCGGCGCCTGGTGGCCGAGTCCCTGCAACAGGGCACGGTGCGCCACTGGGACTTCAACCCGGAGCCCGAGCAGCGCTACGTCCGCGGCGACTTCTGGTCCGCCCTGGAGCACGGAAAGATCAAGGACACCAACCGATGA
- a CDS encoding YidH family protein: protein MSETQSSPGSGPGSRDAAWRRKVLGGGEEPDPRFTLANERTFLSWIRTSLALLAGGVAVEALTQDLFEPTVRTLLSVLLLVLGVALSAGAFWRWLKVERSLRRHSALPLPLIAPLLGAGVAVISALLIWAMLA, encoded by the coding sequence ATGAGTGAGACACAGAGCTCACCCGGGTCCGGCCCGGGGAGCCGCGACGCCGCCTGGCGCCGGAAGGTCCTGGGCGGGGGAGAGGAGCCGGATCCCCGGTTCACCCTGGCCAACGAGCGGACCTTCCTCTCCTGGATCCGCACTTCGCTGGCCCTTTTGGCCGGCGGGGTGGCGGTGGAGGCGCTCACCCAGGACCTCTTCGAGCCGACAGTGCGCACGCTGCTCTCTGTGCTGCTGCTGGTCCTGGGTGTGGCGCTCAGCGCCGGAGCCTTCTGGCGCTGGCTGAAGGTGGAGCGCAGCCTGCGCCGGCACTCGGCGCTGCCGCTGCCGCTGATCGCCCCGCTGCTGGGCGCCGGCGTCGCGGTGATCTCTGCGCTGTTGATCTGGGCGATGCTGGCATGA
- a CDS encoding DUF202 domain-containing protein: protein MSRTHADPGLQPERTLLSWTRTLMLMLVVGGFFIRWAPYYGAVVLGLFGAAALVAAGVWAGQRRRYALADAGIAAEQYPPAVGGALSLSLAVMGLGGVALVLVLL from the coding sequence ATGAGCAGAACCCATGCGGATCCCGGCCTGCAGCCCGAGCGCACGCTGCTGTCCTGGACCCGGACGCTGATGCTCATGCTTGTGGTGGGAGGGTTCTTCATCCGATGGGCCCCCTACTACGGTGCGGTGGTGCTGGGGCTCTTCGGAGCCGCAGCACTGGTGGCCGCCGGCGTCTGGGCGGGCCAGCGGCGTCGCTATGCGCTCGCCGACGCCGGCATCGCCGCTGAGCAGTACCCGCCGGCCGTGGGAGGGGCGCTGTCTCTCTCCCTGGCCGTGATGGGACTGGGCGGCGTCGCGCTGGTGCTGGTCCTTCTCTGA
- a CDS encoding GMC family oxidoreductase, with translation MAENTYDYVIVGGGSAGAAAAARLSEDPSVTVALLEAGPTDQDKDVILQLNRWMELLESGYDWDYPVEPQEKGNSFMRHARAKVLGGCSSHNSCIAFWPPKEDMDDWEQLGATGWNAENAWPLLKRLETNENDGEHHGKEGPVELMNIPPHDPCGVAILDAAEQAGIPRVEFNSGETVVKGANFFQVNRKQDGTRSSSSVSYLHPIMERENLSILTDTWVREVIFDGDRATGVSVVANAFGKAHTVTANKEIILSAGAIDSPKLLMLSGIGPKAHLAEHGIEARVDSPGVGEHLQDHPEVVIGWDAEKPMIEEGYQFWEIGIFADTLEGTGQQDKEGRPDLMMHYGSVPFDMHTLRQGYPTSENSFVLTPNITHSKSRGTVRLRSKDYRDKPMVDPRYFTDEEGHDMRVAVAGIKLAREIVSQPAMAEWAGEELYPGKDVQTDEEIADYCRRTHNTVYHPAGSVRMGADDDTMSPLDARLRVKGVKGLRVADASVMPELVTVNPNITTMMIGERAADLIKEDNS, from the coding sequence TTGGCTGAGAACACCTACGACTACGTCATCGTCGGCGGCGGCTCCGCCGGTGCGGCTGCGGCCGCCCGCCTGTCCGAGGACCCCAGCGTCACCGTGGCCCTGCTGGAGGCCGGCCCCACCGATCAGGACAAGGACGTCATCCTGCAGCTGAACCGCTGGATGGAGCTGCTGGAGTCCGGTTACGACTGGGACTATCCCGTGGAGCCCCAGGAGAAGGGCAACTCCTTCATGCGCCACGCGCGTGCGAAGGTCCTGGGCGGCTGTTCCTCCCACAACTCCTGCATCGCCTTCTGGCCTCCCAAGGAGGACATGGACGACTGGGAGCAGCTGGGTGCCACCGGTTGGAACGCCGAGAACGCCTGGCCGCTGCTCAAGCGCCTGGAGACCAATGAGAACGACGGCGAGCACCACGGCAAGGAAGGCCCCGTGGAGCTGATGAACATCCCGCCGCACGATCCCTGCGGTGTGGCTATCCTGGACGCCGCCGAGCAGGCCGGCATCCCGCGCGTGGAGTTCAACTCCGGCGAGACCGTGGTCAAGGGCGCGAACTTCTTCCAGGTCAACCGGAAGCAGGACGGCACCCGCTCCTCCTCCTCGGTGTCCTACCTGCACCCGATCATGGAGCGGGAGAACCTGAGCATCCTCACCGACACCTGGGTGCGCGAGGTGATCTTCGACGGCGACCGCGCCACCGGAGTCTCCGTGGTGGCCAACGCCTTCGGCAAAGCTCACACCGTCACCGCGAACAAGGAGATCATCCTCTCCGCGGGCGCCATCGACTCCCCCAAGCTGCTGATGCTCTCCGGCATCGGCCCGAAGGCCCACCTGGCCGAGCACGGCATCGAGGCCCGCGTGGACTCCCCCGGTGTGGGTGAGCACCTGCAGGACCACCCCGAGGTCGTCATCGGCTGGGACGCCGAGAAGCCCATGATCGAGGAGGGCTACCAGTTCTGGGAGATCGGCATCTTCGCCGACACCCTCGAGGGAACCGGCCAGCAGGACAAAGAGGGCCGTCCGGACCTGATGATGCACTACGGCTCGGTGCCCTTCGACATGCACACTCTGCGTCAGGGCTACCCGACCTCCGAGAACTCCTTTGTGCTGACCCCCAACATCACCCACTCCAAGTCCCGCGGCACGGTGCGTCTGCGTTCCAAGGACTACCGGGACAAGCCGATGGTGGACCCGCGCTACTTCACCGATGAGGAGGGCCACGACATGCGCGTGGCCGTGGCCGGCATCAAACTGGCCCGCGAGATCGTCTCCCAGCCGGCGATGGCTGAGTGGGCCGGTGAGGAGCTCTATCCGGGCAAGGACGTGCAGACCGACGAAGAGATCGCCGACTACTGCCGCCGCACCCACAACACCGTCTACCACCCGGCCGGCTCGGTCCGGATGGGCGCCGACGACGACACCATGTCCCCGCTGGACGCACGTCTGCGGGTCAAGGGCGTCAAGGGCCTGCGTGTGGCCGATGCCTCGGTCATGCCGGAGCTGGTGACGGTCAACCCCAACATCACCACCATGATGATCGGTGAGCGTGCCGCTGACCTGATCAAGGAGGACAACAGCTGA
- a CDS encoding aldehyde dehydrogenase family protein, with the protein MTATLYIDGQWVPAASGETRTIICPADGTEVAVVSEAGEQDTLNAIAAARKAFDSRVWAGTPAAERGEFLLRVAKAIEDRKDEFARAEALDTGKRFVEAQIDMDDIIGCFKHFGKLADSDAGRIVDAGDPTVISKIVYEPVGVCGLITPWNFPLLQAAWKLAPALAAGNSLILKPAELTPHTGMLIMDVFEKAGLPAGVANLITGPGATAGAPLSSHEDVDMVSFTGGLITGRKIAASAAQTIKKVALELGGKNPNVVFADADFDAAVDNALNAGFLDSGLVCSAGTRLIVEESIKEKFVDELVRRAEKIRMGGPFDENAETGPLISAEHREKVYNYTQKGIDEGAVLRTGHHFGGEEHKDGFFYAPTVLDNVERGQHVVVEEGFGPVITVETFTTEEEAVETANDTNYGLAGAVWTSNRGTAHRVSSKLRHGTIWINDYHPYLPQAEWGGFKQSGFGRELGHIGFEEYREAKHVYENTEPAVSGWFADN; encoded by the coding sequence ATGACTGCCACGCTCTACATCGACGGCCAGTGGGTCCCTGCCGCCAGCGGCGAGACCCGCACCATCATCTGCCCCGCCGACGGCACCGAGGTCGCTGTGGTCTCTGAGGCCGGCGAGCAGGACACTCTGAACGCCATCGCCGCCGCCCGCAAGGCCTTCGACTCCCGCGTCTGGGCCGGCACCCCCGCCGCCGAGCGCGGCGAGTTCCTGCTGCGCGTGGCCAAGGCCATCGAGGACCGCAAGGACGAGTTCGCCCGCGCCGAGGCTCTGGACACCGGCAAGCGGTTCGTCGAGGCCCAGATCGACATGGACGACATCATCGGCTGCTTCAAGCACTTCGGAAAGCTGGCCGACTCCGACGCCGGCCGCATCGTCGACGCCGGCGATCCCACCGTCATCTCCAAGATCGTCTACGAACCCGTCGGCGTCTGCGGTCTGATCACCCCGTGGAACTTCCCACTGCTGCAGGCCGCCTGGAAGCTCGCCCCGGCACTTGCCGCAGGCAACTCCCTGATCCTGAAGCCCGCCGAGCTGACCCCGCACACCGGCATGCTGATCATGGACGTCTTCGAGAAAGCCGGCCTGCCCGCCGGCGTGGCCAACCTGATCACCGGCCCCGGCGCCACCGCCGGCGCCCCGCTGTCCTCCCACGAGGACGTTGACATGGTCTCCTTCACCGGTGGGCTGATCACCGGCCGGAAGATCGCAGCCTCCGCCGCCCAGACCATCAAGAAGGTCGCCCTGGAGCTCGGCGGCAAGAACCCCAACGTGGTCTTCGCCGACGCCGACTTCGACGCCGCGGTGGACAACGCGCTCAACGCCGGCTTCCTGGACTCCGGCCTGGTCTGCTCCGCAGGCACCCGCCTGATCGTCGAGGAGTCCATCAAGGAGAAGTTCGTGGACGAGCTGGTCCGCCGCGCTGAGAAGATCCGCATGGGCGGACCCTTCGACGAGAACGCCGAGACCGGCCCGCTGATCTCCGCAGAACACCGCGAGAAGGTCTACAACTACACCCAGAAGGGCATCGACGAGGGCGCAGTGCTGCGCACCGGCCACCACTTCGGCGGCGAGGAGCACAAGGACGGCTTCTTCTACGCCCCCACCGTGCTGGACAACGTCGAGCGCGGCCAGCACGTGGTGGTGGAGGAGGGCTTCGGCCCGGTCATCACCGTGGAGACCTTCACCACTGAGGAGGAGGCCGTCGAGACCGCCAACGACACCAACTACGGCTTGGCCGGCGCGGTCTGGACCTCCAACCGCGGCACCGCCCACCGCGTCAGCTCCAAGCTGCGCCACGGCACCATCTGGATCAACGACTACCACCCCTACCTGCCGCAGGCTGAGTGGGGCGGCTTCAAGCAGTCCGGCTTCGGCCGCGAGCTGGGCCACATCGGCTTCGAGGAGTACCGCGAGGCCAAGCACGTCTACGAGAACACTGAGCCCGCCGTCTCCGGCTGGTTCGCCGACAACTGA
- the betT gene encoding choline BCCT transporter BetT translates to MASATDHSQSPEKETPPTTSRRNTPGVSKVNWPVFIVSAAAITLFTLWAAIQPETAYNTLETTFNWLSTRLGWYFILTAAIIVVFVLVVACTRVGRTKLGPDHSKPKFSLFTWASMLFAAGIGVDLMFFSVIGPATNYFVGPGADIEPESLAAAEEAALWTMFHYGIPGWAMYALTGMAFGLFAYRYHLPLSIRSALYPIIGKRARGATGDSIEIAAVLGTIFGIATSLGIGVVFLSFGLNLMFGWEAGLTVQAGLIVLAVVVVTISTVSGVEKGIRRLAELNVIAAILLMLYVLISGNTVQLLNALVKNVGDFFARFPGMLMETFAYETQGPIVDEGWLEWWTIFFWTWWMAWALFVGLFLARISRGRTLRQFVIGVLLVPFAFNALWISFFGNATVSQIIGGGLSTEEAMDGEGAGFFALIAEYPGATFVVGVSVVVGMLFYVTSADSGALVLANFTSKSEDATSDGPRWLRVVWSVIIGALTLVMLALDGIYSLQMAAVIIGLPLSLVLIMLMISVWRALRQEKYSADSLEATLPSALSERIGDAGAAAPGRWRRRLARHMHYPTAEEISDYMESTAMPAVEEVAAELAKQGASVYCERGLVPETDIPQIDLHVDFGEQGMFKYQAYPIEYSVPNFALRMYAAEETYYQVEVFSATGSSGHDIFGYTKEQVISDVLDAYERHLAVLTMSDADGGGSVTLNTGAIPDDWDHVRTRGNHE, encoded by the coding sequence ATGGCATCCGCCACGGATCACTCGCAGTCGCCTGAGAAGGAGACTCCCCCAACGACGAGCCGCCGGAACACCCCGGGCGTCTCCAAGGTCAACTGGCCGGTCTTCATCGTCTCCGCCGCAGCCATCACGCTGTTCACCCTCTGGGCGGCCATCCAGCCGGAGACCGCCTACAACACGCTGGAGACCACCTTCAACTGGCTCAGCACCCGCCTGGGTTGGTACTTCATCCTCACCGCCGCGATCATCGTGGTCTTCGTCCTGGTGGTGGCCTGCACCCGAGTGGGCAGGACCAAGCTCGGCCCGGACCACTCCAAGCCGAAGTTCAGCCTCTTCACCTGGGCCTCCATGCTCTTCGCCGCCGGCATCGGCGTGGACCTCATGTTCTTCTCGGTCATCGGCCCGGCCACCAACTACTTCGTCGGCCCCGGCGCGGACATCGAGCCCGAGTCGCTGGCCGCTGCGGAAGAGGCCGCACTGTGGACGATGTTCCACTACGGCATCCCCGGCTGGGCCATGTACGCCCTGACCGGTATGGCCTTCGGCCTGTTCGCCTACCGCTACCACCTGCCGCTGAGCATCCGCAGCGCCCTCTACCCGATCATCGGCAAGCGGGCCCGCGGCGCCACCGGCGACTCCATCGAGATCGCCGCCGTGCTGGGCACCATCTTCGGCATCGCCACCAGCCTCGGCATCGGCGTAGTCTTCCTCTCCTTCGGCCTGAACCTCATGTTCGGGTGGGAAGCCGGACTGACTGTCCAGGCGGGGCTGATCGTGCTCGCCGTCGTCGTGGTCACCATCTCCACCGTCTCCGGCGTGGAGAAGGGGATCCGCCGTCTGGCCGAACTCAACGTGATCGCCGCCATCCTGCTGATGCTCTACGTGCTGATCTCCGGCAACACCGTCCAGCTGCTCAACGCGCTGGTCAAGAACGTCGGCGACTTCTTCGCCCGCTTCCCCGGCATGCTCATGGAGACCTTCGCCTATGAGACGCAAGGACCCATCGTGGACGAGGGGTGGCTGGAATGGTGGACCATCTTCTTCTGGACCTGGTGGATGGCCTGGGCGCTGTTCGTCGGCCTGTTCCTGGCTCGCATCTCCCGGGGCCGCACACTGCGCCAGTTCGTCATCGGCGTGCTGCTGGTCCCTTTCGCCTTCAACGCCCTGTGGATCTCCTTCTTCGGCAACGCCACCGTCAGCCAGATCATCGGCGGCGGGCTCAGCACCGAGGAGGCTATGGACGGCGAAGGCGCAGGCTTCTTCGCTCTGATCGCCGAGTATCCGGGCGCGACCTTCGTGGTCGGCGTGTCCGTCGTCGTCGGGATGCTGTTCTACGTGACCTCAGCCGATTCCGGCGCACTGGTGCTGGCCAACTTCACCTCCAAATCCGAGGACGCCACCTCAGACGGCCCCCGCTGGCTGCGAGTGGTCTGGTCGGTGATCATCGGCGCGCTGACACTGGTGATGCTGGCCCTGGATGGGATCTACTCCCTGCAGATGGCCGCGGTCATCATCGGGCTTCCGCTCTCCCTGGTGCTGATCATGCTCATGATCAGCGTATGGCGCGCACTGCGGCAGGAGAAGTACAGCGCAGACTCCCTGGAGGCCACGCTGCCCTCCGCGCTGTCCGAACGCATCGGCGACGCCGGTGCGGCGGCGCCCGGACGCTGGCGGCGCCGTCTGGCCCGCCACATGCACTACCCCACCGCCGAGGAGATCTCGGACTACATGGAGTCCACCGCCATGCCTGCGGTGGAGGAGGTCGCCGCCGAGCTGGCCAAGCAGGGCGCCTCGGTGTACTGCGAACGCGGCCTGGTCCCGGAGACCGACATCCCGCAGATCGATCTGCATGTCGACTTCGGCGAGCAGGGCATGTTCAAGTACCAGGCCTACCCGATCGAGTACTCGGTGCCGAACTTCGCTCTGCGGATGTATGCGGCCGAGGAGACCTACTACCAGGTGGAGGTCTTCTCCGCCACGGGATCCTCCGGCCACGACATCTTCGGCTACACCAAGGAGCAGGTCATCTCCGATGTGCTGGACGCCTATGAGCGCCACCTCGCAGTGCTGACCATGAGCGACGCCGACGGCGGCGGCTCCGTCACCCTGAACACCGGCGCGATCCCGGACGACTGGGACCACGTCCGGACCCGCGGGAACCACGAGTAG
- the ychF gene encoding redox-regulated ATPase YchF, with protein MALTIGIVGLPNVGKSTLFNALTRQTILAANYPFATIEPNVGVVNLPDERLGRLAEIFSSERILPATVSFVDIAGIVKGASEGEGLGNQFLANIREAHAIAQVVRVFEDDNVIHVDGKVDPTSDMGTINTELILADMQTLENAIPKLEKQVKGKKAEQSTLDAYLEAQKVLEDGRTIFSAKASLDMDELKQLSLLTAKPFIYVFNADEGVLGSEEKQAELAASVAPAQAVFLDAKFESELVDMSEEEAAEMLEMNGQEESGLDQLARVGFETLGLQTYLTAGPKEARAWTINQGDTAPEAAGVIHTDFQKGFIKAEIVSFDDLISAGTMAEAKAAGKVRMEGKEYVMKDGDVVEFRFAV; from the coding sequence GTGGCACTGACTATCGGAATCGTAGGACTCCCCAATGTGGGCAAGTCCACACTCTTCAACGCACTGACCCGCCAGACGATCCTGGCTGCGAACTACCCGTTCGCCACCATCGAACCCAATGTGGGTGTGGTGAATCTGCCCGACGAGCGGCTGGGCCGGCTGGCTGAGATCTTCAGCTCCGAGCGCATCCTGCCGGCCACGGTGTCCTTCGTGGACATCGCCGGCATCGTCAAAGGCGCCTCTGAGGGGGAGGGGCTGGGCAACCAGTTCCTGGCCAACATCCGTGAGGCTCACGCGATCGCTCAGGTGGTGCGCGTCTTCGAGGACGACAACGTCATCCACGTGGACGGCAAGGTGGATCCGACCAGTGACATGGGCACCATCAACACCGAGCTGATCCTGGCCGATATGCAGACCCTGGAGAATGCGATCCCCAAGCTGGAGAAGCAGGTCAAGGGCAAGAAGGCCGAGCAGTCCACGCTGGACGCGTACCTGGAGGCCCAGAAGGTCCTTGAGGACGGCCGGACGATCTTCTCGGCCAAGGCGTCTCTGGACATGGATGAGCTCAAGCAGCTCTCCCTGCTGACCGCCAAGCCCTTCATCTACGTGTTCAACGCCGATGAGGGCGTGCTGGGCTCGGAGGAGAAGCAGGCCGAGCTGGCGGCGTCGGTGGCTCCTGCTCAGGCGGTCTTCCTGGACGCGAAGTTCGAGTCCGAGCTGGTCGACATGTCCGAGGAGGAGGCTGCCGAAATGCTCGAGATGAACGGGCAGGAGGAGTCCGGCCTGGATCAGCTGGCCCGGGTCGGCTTCGAGACCCTCGGGCTGCAGACCTACCTCACAGCGGGTCCCAAGGAGGCCCGCGCCTGGACCATCAACCAGGGCGATACTGCCCCCGAGGCCGCCGGAGTCATCCACACTGACTTCCAGAAGGGATTCATCAAGGCTGAGATCGTCAGCTTCGATGACCTCATCTCCGCCGGAACCATGGCTGAGGCCAAGGCCGCCGGCAAGGTCCGCATGGAGGGCAAGGAGTACGTCATGAAGGACGGCGACGTGGTGGAATTTCGTTTCGCCGTATAA
- the cmtR gene encoding Cd(II)/Pb(II)-sensing metalloregulatory transcriptional regulator CmtR: MLTIASRLDVMYRLGRAMADPTRSRILMTLLDGPSYPAVLSRELELTRSNVSNHLTCLRDCGIVAAEPEGRQTRYEIAHPHLAAALTALVDVTLAVDEHAPCVDDQCPVPGCCGTGAGA, translated from the coding sequence ATGCTGACCATTGCTTCACGCCTCGACGTCATGTACCGGCTCGGCCGAGCCATGGCGGACCCGACGCGATCCCGGATCCTGATGACCCTGCTCGACGGCCCGAGCTATCCGGCGGTGCTGTCGCGCGAGCTGGAGCTGACCCGGTCGAACGTGTCGAACCACCTGACCTGTCTGCGCGACTGTGGCATCGTGGCCGCCGAGCCCGAGGGACGGCAGACGCGCTACGAGATCGCCCACCCGCACCTCGCTGCGGCGCTCACGGCGCTCGTGGATGTGACGCTGGCCGTCGACGAGCACGCGCCATGCGTTGATGACCAGTGCCCGGTGCCGGGCTGCTGCGGGACGGGGGCAGGCGCATGA